In Leptotrichia sp. oral taxon 221, the DNA window AGTCCGACTGAAAAAATAGGTGGAATTGCAAGTGAGAAATTTTCAAAAGTTAGACATAGAGTTCCTATGCTTAGTTTATCAAATACCTATAATATTTCTGAAATTGAGGATTTTGATAAGAGAGTAAAAAAAATAATAGATGTTAAAAAGAAAATTGATTATGTTTTGGAGCTTAAATTGGATGGATTGAGTATTAGCTTGATTTATGAAAATGGAGTTTTGAAACAAGGGATTACTAGAGGTGACGGACAAATTGGAGAAGATGTTACGGAAAATATAATGGAGATTGAGTCGATTCCTAAAAAGTTGAAAGAGCCTATTTCACTTGAGGTTCGGGGAGAGGTAATTTTGCCAATAAGTGAATTTGGTAGAATAAATCAAGAAAGGGAAGATGAAGGCGAAGATGTGTTTGCGAATCCTAGAAATGCAGCGGCTGGAACGATTCGTCAGTTGGATAAAAGTATTGTTAAGGAAAGAAAATTGGATTGCTATTTGTATTATTTGGTTAATGCTGAAGAATATGGCATGAAAACACATAAAGAAAGTATTGAATATATTGAAAAATTAGGATTTAAGACTACAAAAATTTTTGAGTTGTATAATGATTTTGGAAAACTGGAAAAGGCAATTGATGTTTGGAAAACTAAAAGGGAGAAATTGGATTATGAAACAGATGGATTAGTAATAAAAGTCAATGAATTTGAGCATTATGATGAGCTTGGGTATACGACAAAAAGTCCAAGATGGGCGATTGCCTATAAATTTCCAGCAGAGCAAGTGAAAACAAAACTTTATGATGTGACATTTCAAGTTGGAAGAACGGGTGTTGTAACGCCAGTTGCTGAGCTTGAAGCTGTAAATTTGTCGGGATCTGTCGTGAAGAGGGCTAGTTTACATAATTTTGATGAAATCAGACGAAAAGAAATAAAAATAGGAGATAACGTTATTATCGAAAAGGCGGCCGAAATTATTCCACAGGTTGTGAATGTTGTTTTTGAAGATAGAAAAGGTGATGAAAAAGATATCGAAGTTCCTACGAATTGTCCAATTTGTGATAGTGAATTAGTGAAAGAAGAAGGACAAGTTGCTTTAAAATGCTTGAATCCGCAATGTCCAGAAAAAGTTAAACGTGAAATTGCATATTTTGTTTCAAGGGATGCGATGAATATTACTGGGCTTGGAGAGAAAATTGTTGAGAAATTTATTGAGCTTGGAAAAATAAAAACGGTTGTTGATATTTATTCATTAAAAAATTATGCAGAAGAGCTAGAAAATCTAGAGAAAATGGGTAAAAAAAGTGTTGAGAATTTGATCAATAGTATTGAAGAAAGTAAAAAACAGGGATTTTCAAAAGTTTTGTATGCGTTAGGAATTCCTTTCGTTGGGAAATTTAATGCAAATTTATTGACAAAAAATTATAATAGCATTGAGTTGCTAAAAGAAAAAAGTATAGAAGATTTGTTGGAAATAAAGGGAATTGGCGATAAAGTTGCTGTTGCGATTCATACTTATTTGAATGATGAAAATAATTGGGCGAAAATTGTTGCATTGAAGGAAATTGGTTTACAGTTTGAAGCAGAGAAAGCTGAGGAAGAAAAGATTGAGGATAATCCTATAAAAGGTAAGAGTTTTTTAGCGACTGGAAAATTAGAAAAATATAAAAGAAATGATATAAAAGATATTATTTTGGCAAAAGGTGGGAATTATCTTTCAGGTGTGACAAAGAAACTAGACTATTTGATTGCTGGTGAAAAAGCTGGAAGTAAATTATCGAAAGCAGAAGAATTAGGAGTTAGAGTATTGACAGAGGAGGAATTTGAGAAGGAATTTTTAGAGAAGTAAAATTTGATAATTTCAAAAGAGTGTGTAAAAATTTTGTGTAAATAGAACAGTAAAGTATTGAATTCACTGGATTATCTATTAGTTTATACAAAATTATAAACACACTCAATTTATGTATTTAATGAAAATCTTCATTTTTCAAAATAAAATCTCTAACCTTTTCAGCAACTTCCTTTTTAGCAAAAAATAATTTCTCAGATTTAAAAGATTTAGTAAAAATAAAAGTTAAAGATGAATAACTTCCTCCACGATTATAAACTCTATCAACTTTTATGTCAGAAATCCAAGAATAAGGAATTATGTATGCTGGATAGACAGAAAATAAATATCT includes these proteins:
- the ligA gene encoding NAD-dependent DNA ligase LigA, with amino-acid sequence MSGDIKLFEDGMKEKYEKLRKEIEKHNNLYYNEDNPIISDMEYDKLIRELRDLEESNPDLKVEYEIKNSKVGSGSEKSENENVSPTEKIGGIASEKFSKVRHRVPMLSLSNTYNISEIEDFDKRVKKIIDVKKKIDYVLELKLDGLSISLIYENGVLKQGITRGDGQIGEDVTENIMEIESIPKKLKEPISLEVRGEVILPISEFGRINQEREDEGEDVFANPRNAAAGTIRQLDKSIVKERKLDCYLYYLVNAEEYGMKTHKESIEYIEKLGFKTTKIFELYNDFGKLEKAIDVWKTKREKLDYETDGLVIKVNEFEHYDELGYTTKSPRWAIAYKFPAEQVKTKLYDVTFQVGRTGVVTPVAELEAVNLSGSVVKRASLHNFDEIRRKEIKIGDNVIIEKAAEIIPQVVNVVFEDRKGDEKDIEVPTNCPICDSELVKEEGQVALKCLNPQCPEKVKREIAYFVSRDAMNITGLGEKIVEKFIELGKIKTVVDIYSLKNYAEELENLEKMGKKSVENLINSIEESKKQGFSKVLYALGIPFVGKFNANLLTKNYNSIELLKEKSIEDLLEIKGIGDKVAVAIHTYLNDENNWAKIVALKEIGLQFEAEKAEEEKIEDNPIKGKSFLATGKLEKYKRNDIKDIILAKGGNYLSGVTKKLDYLIAGEKAGSKLSKAEELGVRVLTEEEFEKEFLEK